A window of Glycine soja cultivar W05 chromosome 13, ASM419377v2, whole genome shotgun sequence genomic DNA:
CCATAGTTGCAAGTGTTGAGTGAGAAATAGTCGCGAATAAGAATGTGAGTTAGAGTGAACATCtttgaaaaaagaattttaaattctatatttttttagagaatttgaaatctcagtgttttaatcaatcaaaataatttataaaaatatcaaaaataaaatctcttttcaagtattttatccaaacaaactattttatcgtgaatcattttaaatttcttgaaaaaatgaattactcttgctccatccaaacacactatcaGTGTCAGAGTCTAACATTGATGTTACAagtgaaatttttaaaacttaaaagatgaaataaaagcctaaaataaaaataaaggagaaaaattttgttttaatcttgTATTAATGTGTCTGTGAAAGAGAGTAATACCTGTCTTGGGGCCAAGGTAAAATCTGTATTAAACAGCGAAGCATTTGGGTTATTTAGCATCCCACGGATGGTTGAACGCATGGAACTGAGCAAGCCACCATAACTTAGTCCAGCTGGTTCATTTAGCATGGTATAGATGAAACTATAAGTAAAAACGCCAGTGACCGCATTGCCGCCGCCACCACCACTTAAGACCTACACAACCAACCCATATGAATTCATGCATGAATATATACGAATATATTTatggattaaatatattttttttagtttttaatttgtagttttttttacccttataaaatatttttttatttttaatccttataaattatatttaattatagccTATATTTGAACCTATATTTAATTATCTCCACACAGTTATATGAAAGAAATTCACATGGTAATTACAATTAAGCGGGAAAAAATATTGCATACAGGGATTTCTTTGGACGATTGATAATCGCCACAACCTGAAATGCAAATTGCTAGCCCTCCACTTGTGTCTTTATCAGGACCTCCATATTGATAATCCCATGTGTCCCTGTTACGTTATTACACTAGAAAAACATTAAAGAGTATGATACATATTTACTGTTCATGAAACAAGCATTAATTAATCCTAAATTGACCTCTGGCTCCACACATAAGCTAAATCAAGGACAGTGCCACTATTGCATGAATCAATAATGGCATGAAGTTTAGCACCGTATGGTAGTGGCCTAACAATTGCAGCATTAATATCATCATCGAGTATAATTCCCTGCTTTTCCCAATCAACCGGACATATTGCTTCGTCACGCTCATCAAGCTCATCGAAATCCCCATTCGTATCCAGTTCCTGACAACCATGTCCTGAGAACTGGAACACCAATGAATCCCCCGACTGGCTACCCTCAATTAGCCACCTCATGGCCTTCAGAATGTTATATTTCGTCGGGAATTTTTGTGGGTTTCTCTCCTCCATATCATCTGCGAGTAGGTTCATTCTGAATGTTCAGATGTGTAAAGTGTTTTGTGGTTATGGTTACTAAACATATTCTAAAACCATCAAATTCGAATGCGACACAGAATCAATGGAAAAATATgtgtgaagtaaaaaaaaaaataagaatatatttttaattgatctaTCCTCAATTCCTTACTTGTCAACCCATAATCACAAATACAGATAtagatatttatttgatttaattaattatatgatctCTGTATCAAcatattttagtccttatatatctaaaaaatattcattttagtaTCTACACGTATATTTTTAAGCTCGTTTtagctcatatatatatatatatataaagatacaCAGGGAcacagattaaaaaatataaagatagaCAGCATAGAAATATTGAATAACTAAACATATACTATTTGATTCTAAATGTTAACATCATAAGAAAGTATATGGAAACAACACCTGTGAGAATGAGAATGGATTCCCTAGGAAACCCACACTCCGTAACCAGAAAGATATTCATGTTTTTAACATCATTCACGGTGCCGTTTAGCTGGTTATCCTTCCCATGATAGCAAATTCCACATAGCACAGCCCGCTTTGGGCCATATGCATTGTATGATGGCCTTAGTGACTGAGGAGGTGGAGGATAATACGCAATTTGAGGTGTCCCATAATAACCCCGCCGATTGCTATTGTTAACTGAACCAGAACCAGGCATTATGGTATTTACAAAGCTTCTGAGACGACCTCCAAACTGATGAAAGGAGTTGTAGACTACTTCACTCCATGATCCTGTGCCAGTGGCCGATGTAAGACATGAGGTGGGAAtacactattttaaaaattaatttaatacataacaaaaaaaaaaggattcaaacacataaaaataaaaattataaaatataaaatttcaaaagataaatatgtttaattttattaaaataagagaatgtatttatttatcttaatatgataataattcaatgttcaaacatataaaatataaaattttaaaaaaattcatgagtTTATTAAAAATGCGGGATACATTTATCTACTCTCAAACAAGCATAGTTCCGTCACTGACCTGTAATGGAGGGTCGAATCTGGGTCATGCCATGGCACACTGTGCACTCAACGACACGAGTCTCTGCTGAAACCATTAATAGTGATCCACACTGGTTACATCTTACTTGTCTACTTGCCATTTGTTTCAGTATCTGTTAGAAGCAATTAATATATTGCAGAATGGTGAGGCCTCTGAATGAATAATGAATTGGGTATtggaaattaattatgaacgcaAAGGAAACGGTGGGGTGACTACTTTTTCAAATTCGTCTATGAAGTTCAGCTTCTGCTATCTATTTAGAGAGGAAAATGCAGATCCAATAGGATTCCAATTATTTCTTTTGGGGAATGAATATATGTCTTTCTTGTTTATCTGTCGAAGGGACTTTACCCTAGATAAATTAAAGAATCGGGAATTAggaatcaataataaaatgtgGCTTTCGTAAGCACCTTGATAGGGTAAGGGACTATTTTGGAGTAGGAGGGACTCCAGATAGAAGGATAATTTGGATTCTCTCTGCAGCCCCGGCCCTCTCTACATATTCATCTCTCCATCTCTCCTTTATCTCTCTATCATTTAacttcacttttttattttctctcttcttctccctatgtattttctctcttcttctccctATGTATTCTTCTCCCTATGTAGGGAATCCAAATCTAGAATACTGACATGTGCCTTGCACAGTCAGTAAAAAAGCAActcaattttttaactaaaaaaatcacaaaatgcaaagagaaagaaaatgtaaaagaaaaaaattatcatggtGACATACTGGGGCGGAATCAGGAAAACTTGTCCAGCgagcaaaatttaacatataaacaaaattaataataatgaaattttattattaattgttatctaaaaattaatttatttaataacaataaatttattggCTTCTTTTTTAATACAAGAAATACAAGCCAGtggtgaaattttttaaatttgtgacaCAAGAATAGGATGAGATGGATCAAAACTATTGACTTCTTTTTGCTTAGAGGATGAAGAAAGAGTTTTATGAATTGTCATACTTTGATTtcagtataaaaattaatttatctcccaaatttaaaatattgtaaattcttagttaaaagtaaatataaattaaagcaATGCAAATTAGATTCTTAACAAAAATAATGTAACAGAAAAATGTTAACGTAaactaaaatatctataaattatttaaaagcaatctaaataataaaaaaattctttctacttaaacataaaattatgGAGCCTTGTGGGTGAAGATGGGAATTTAGTAGAGGGCAAGAGAAACAAAGGAATggcaaaaatatgatatttaatgtaAATAATGAGTATATTTTGTGCAATAGGGGGCAGCTGCCCTTTTTCAATCAACCTAGTTCCGTCCTTGGTTACATGTACCCAACTTTCtcgaaattttttatataattttttattaaaaaatcacaaagtgcaacaagaaagaaagaaaattgtcaTGATAACTTTCTagacaatttttatataaataaatatagattatTCGGCTAAATCACTCATAGCAAGATTGTATTTTCGAACTTACATTCTCACAATGTGAACATTGTCGTAGAAACATCAAATTTCTCTGATGATGATAAAAGAGGATCCTGCAATGTGTATTCAGTTTCATCATGAAAAGTTGAAAACTATATCTTGAACTGCTAATTAATTTATGGCGTGCactgtatatataaaaataattggatTGTCTGGAGATATGATAAATCACAATTGATGGAGAAAAAGATTATATAtgagatatgcttgatgaaccTCGTGTAGGTAACATGTAACTCCTCTCACGTAATCCAAATAGTATTTGTAGGGGACAAAATCCATATGGTAAATGATATATACATGGATTTTTCgctttagaaaatgaaaaaagaaaatggtgacgtatatatataactttagaAATTTTATAGTGGCAATAAATGGTGATGGGATCCAACCTGTTCAATTTTACGATTAAGATATGTTGCAATATGCGGTTATTGCATCTGCTTCggttaatctttttaatttcgTCATGCATCTTTTCTAGGGGACCCCCATAAGTTATTCCAGAGTATTCTCTGATTGTTTTTGTGAAATGATAAGTCAGTACACCATATTCATTCCCTTTCCACCAAAAACCTACGTAGGTTGGTCAAAACCCACCATGAGGTGCAAGTATCTATTGAACTACATTATTGCATTGTCAAAGAAAAAAACTCCAAAGATTAATTCTTACTGAGCTATCAGCAGCTGTCTGACTATCTTCACAACCACTAAGACAAATTGCCAATCCACCACTTGTATGTTTCTGATAGGTTCTTTTGAAGGGGACTTGTTATCCTCCCAAATGCCACTGCAAGCATACAATAGGCAGATTCAAAATTGTTTAAGGTAATGCAAACAGAAAATTAAATAGCAAAAAACCACAAAAAGTGCACTTATCTTTCATGtttataaacaaacaaaagatcAAGAATTGTTCCACTATGACAAGCGTCAACAATAGCATGAAGTGTGACACCTTCCTTCAGTGGCCACACTATGGTAGAATTTATTTCATTGTCAATGATCATTCCTTCTCCCAAAAAATCAACAGGACAAAGAGTCTCATCAAACCCATCAATTTTGTCTTCTTTGAAATCTGGCTGTTGCAAACCGTGTCCCGAGAAGTAAAAGACAAATGAATCTCCTGGCTGACAGTCCTTCACCAGCCACTTTAAGGACTCCAACTTGTTGTGTTTCGTTGGTATTAAATTGGCATTCTGCTCTTGTTCTACAATTCATTTTAGTCTTGGAATGAGAAAAGTTTGTGGCACATTATTATTGAGGATGTTAGAACATGCATATAACTGAAAACAAGTATCAGATACGAGGTTGTCTAACTTACTCTAAACAAAAATGGTGTTAAACAATCTTATCATAGTTTATTGTTTCAATTAATACCTGCAATCAATCATCTTAAAGTTGTAAGAGAATTACACCAATCACATGtgatattgaaattatttaaccCTATTTTTACTTTGGATAAGTTAGACAAGTCCATTAGATACTTGTCAAGGAACAATTTAGTGATACAACaactatattaaatattaataattgcaTTCCTATTAATAAGCCtttcaaatttattgttaacTAAATTTTCAATCAAATTCTATAGTATAGTCTAAGAAATATAGTGTTCCTTCTAAAGTGTCAAATTACTATATTTACGagcttttaattttactttgttAAGAATTAATACAAACTAGAAAGATAGAGAATAACTCAATAAGTGAAACCCAAATGAACAGAAACAGATCATAAATTTCTAGAGATACCTGAGAGGACACGTATGCACTCCTTTGGAAACTTAAAATTCTTGATGAGCAGTTCCTTCATGTTACTAATATCATTAATGGTTCCTTTGATCAAGTTGAAGCAGAAACAGAAACATCGAGGAGAATAATAAACTAAGGGAAGCATAAGAAAGTCGATTCTGGATTCATTAATAAAAGAACAGAAAAATATTAGCTCATCAACAAAAGTTTCTAATCCTATTATAAATTAGACAGACTGGTACACTACCAAGACTGTAAAATTGTGAAAAGTACAAAGCATACTGGTAATATAAGTACATACATCTGTTTAGAGTAGAATAGAATTTTGTCAAACTCCCTCCTCTCAGAAAACCCAACAACCATTTGACAAACGGAACCATTGTATTAATCTACAAGGGAGCATACTTGTAAAATTTAATAGAATACTACATTTCACAATAAATATTCCAACAACGAAGGAGTCTGCTCAGCTTACACATCAACAATTTGCCACATAAAGCAGATAATGACATTTTAAACATCACAATCAAATTGGCCAAACAGAAGGACATCACCTTAAGGCAAATAATAACCAACCAAAAAAGAATCTGTAATTGAGGTAACAGAAAAAGCAAGAGAAAATTCCCAGGTAGCTACTTCGTCTTATCAAGAACCTGAGATTTGGCAACTGTGTCGGGAGCTCAAAGGATTCCTTGTGGAGATTCAGCTGCAAGCtctgttggacattttagtgtaattgatctctttattatgctaaaataagagtgcatgcttgttttaatgtaataacgagatgttcggtttaggcaaattttggaagttacatgaaagttactaaaacttccatcaacggttgaaAGTTACatagaagttactaaaacttccatcaacggcagtttttaaaaagaaataactttcatcaaccgccaaaaaccacctgttctttgatcataaataatcattctgattcagaaagcataacatgtGATAAAACATataagaccaaaacaaaactcttgaattataatcttctgattttatccgattgaacaattttggttgaaccccgaaatttgattcaatctgaaagtgttatacacgacttcagatttatccagtattatctcgatttttaaattaaccaacaaaagattgaatcaaatctttcgagatgacgaacgataattcgaagatgacaagcaagtttgcgaagttggacaagtttgaagggcaggatttcagaagatggcagaagaagatgcactttctcttaacaacattgaatgtggtgtatgtgctgagtacaccgatgccggtgtttatggaagacgaaactctggatcaaacaaggaagcgtttgaaatgggagaacgacgattacatttgtcgtggacacattctgaacggtatgtctgactctctctttgatatttatcaaaatgttgagtctgctaaggaattatgggactctcttgaatccaagtatatggcaAAAGATGCttcaagtaacaaattcttagttagtaatttctttaattataaaatgattgattcgaggcctgttatggaacaatataatgaactgctgcgaattttgggtcagtttactcaacatgatttgaaaatggatgaatccattgcagtttcatctataattgataaactgccttcttcttggaaagacttcaagcataccttgaaacataagaaggaagagttgactctggttcaactcggtagtcatttcatgattgaggagtcgctgagggctcaggaaattaaaaaaatcaatgataaaaatgtagcaggttcctcttccgttaatatggtagaggaaagtggaacagttaagcaaaattataatgctaaaggtaacaaacgcaaatttcaaggaaataagaacaaaggtccaaacaaacagacaaaattgtcatgttggaagtgtgggaaacctagtcatttaaagagggattgccgggtgttcaaaggaaagaacaaggctggtccaagtgggtctaatgatcctgaaaagcaacaaggatgatgacgttgcttggtggtttgattcgggagcaacaagccatgtgtgcaaagattgtcgttggttcaaggaatttagaccaatcgatgatggctctattgtgcaactgaaccaatcctaggattaggttgtgtgaatttagtttttacttccggaaaaagtttgtatttggataatgtcttatttgtacctggtattcgtaagaacttattgtttggtatggttttaaataattatggtttcaagcaagtacttgaaagtgacaagtacatcttgtcaagacatggttcgtttggcggatttggttatcgttgtaatggaatgtttaaattaatattgatgttccttttgttcatgaatctgtttgtatggcctcgtgtagttctataactaatatgacaaaatcaaaaatttggcatgctagattaggacatgttcattacaaaagattaaaagatatgtcaaaaacaagtatgattcctccttttgatatgaacattgaaaaatgaaaaacttgcatgttgaccaagatcactaggaaaccttttaaggatgctaaaagtgagactaaagtcttagaccttaatcatagtgatttgtgtgatttgcatgctactccatcattaggtcataaaaaaaaatatcttgttacttttattgatgatgcatcaaggtattgttatgtatatttattaaatacaaaagatgaagctcttgataaatttaaaatttataagaaagaggtagaacttcatcaaaatgggctaatcaaaactcttcgtacggatatgggaggtgagtattatgatccggattattttcaatctactggaataatacatcaaactacagctccctatacaccacaacataatggtgtagccgaaaggaagaatagaaccttgaaagaaatggtgaattccatgttatcctattcgggtttaagtgaaggattttggggtgagaCTATGTTGAAagcctgttacttgttgaactgaattcctaacaaaaggaataaggttaccccatatgaactttggctaaggcacatagtcaagtgtataatgggaagtctagacccttgggtgttagacacaacatggttcgggagttaatcatgcatggtgtgatatcagtggagtttgtgagaactcagcataatttggccgatcatttaaccaaagggttaagtagagatctcgtgaaaaggtcggctgtgggattaggattaaagtccatatgaaatctcttatgttaagatacccaattcccatctaatatgacattaggtgctgaattcaatgtggaaagcttaacatgtagagattgaaacacatcatcgaaagtatcccaaaaggaatgtgttcagttctgtaagttaaggaggttgaagtataacttctcaatgattcttttgaaaaattgcatttgcaggtgcaagaaagaaaaggactacctatataagcatgaagtttagccgcttcaagaagctaggacttggctttgatatgcttatgaaggatagggacacaggctagtaaattagtgtcgagcaagagtaatgttataaactattgtgcaaattatcttcatgtattcattatgaatagaaagggttcaatccttagtgacaccctgatattcgaatatttgaaacgtgtaatttgctaagatgaaattcaatcgtcacgatatttcatctatgcagtagtttgttgtatgttatgactttggtgatttgatcgacaattacactaaaatgggggaggtttgttggacattttagtataattgatctctttattatgttaaaataagagtgcacgcttgttttaatgtaataacgagatgttcggtttaggaaaattttggaagttacatggaagttactaaaacttccatcaacggttggaagttacatagaagttactaaaacttccatcaacggcagtttttaaaaagaaataacttccatcaaccgctaaaaaccacctgttctttgatcataaataatcattcttgTTCAAAAAGCATAACATGTGACAAAACATataagaccaaaacaaaactcttgaattataatcttctgattttatccggttgaaccccgaaatttgattcaatctgaaagtgttatacacgacttcagatttatccagtattATCTCGATTTTTAAATTAACCAACAAGCTCTACTGTTTCTTTATGTTTTCTAAGGCCAAACAAATCATGAAAATGTTCCCTGCATGTAATGGCAAACATTAATTCATAAAAGGGTAAATATCCAAATTCGTTCTTGAAAGTATAAATCACTAACATGAGTCCCAAAAAGATGGAAAACTAATTTTTTGTCCTCGAATGTGTAAAAATCCCAATAGATTAGTCCTGATGTTACTTTGGTCCTTGAAGTCTAATGATGTGACCATTGAGGACTGCATTGTCACGAGAAAAAAGTGTCACATGGAGTGCTGACTTGATAGGACTAATTTGTCATCAAATTTTCGATGGACTAATTAATTTGTCATTTTCAAGCCACAAATTAGATTGaagtaaaatttcaaaaattcagTACATTAGGTTGATTCTACTGTCTTCTTCAACTTACTCACCATCTTCTTCAAATAGAACACCATTGTGGACACCACCGTTTGCCACCATTGGAGACGGCTTTTGGTA
This region includes:
- the LOC114381925 gene encoding metacaspase-3-like isoform X3 codes for the protein MASRQVRCNQCGSLLMVSAETRVVECTVCHGMTQIRPSITGSWSEVVYNSFHQFGGRLRSFVNTIMPGSGSVNNSNRRGYYGTPQIAYYPPPPQSLRPSYNAYGPKRAVLCGICYHGKDNQLNGTVNDVKNMNIFLVTECGFPRESILILTDDMEERNPQKFPTKYNILKAMRWLIEGSQSGDSLVFQFSGHGCQELDTNGDFDELDERDEAICPVDWEKQGIILDDDINAAIVRPLPYGAKLHAIIDSCNSGTVLDLAYVWSQRDTWDYQYGGPDKDTSGGLAICISGCGDYQSSKEIPVLSGGGGGNAVTGVFTYSFIYTMLNEPAGLSYGGLLSSMRSTIRGMLNNPNASLFNTDFTLAPRQDLQKPQLSSSMEFDVYTARVEL
- the LOC114381925 gene encoding metacaspase-3-like isoform X1 codes for the protein MHDEIKKINRSRCNNRILQHILIVKLNRILFYHHQRNLMFLRQCSHCENILKQMASRQVRCNQCGSLLMVSAETRVVECTVCHGMTQIRPSITGSWSEVVYNSFHQFGGRLRSFVNTIMPGSGSVNNSNRRGYYGTPQIAYYPPPPQSLRPSYNAYGPKRAVLCGICYHGKDNQLNGTVNDVKNMNIFLVTECGFPRESILILTDDMEERNPQKFPTKYNILKAMRWLIEGSQSGDSLVFQFSGHGCQELDTNGDFDELDERDEAICPVDWEKQGIILDDDINAAIVRPLPYGAKLHAIIDSCNSGTVLDLAYVWSQRDTWDYQYGGPDKDTSGGLAICISGCGDYQSSKEIPVLSGGGGGNAVTGVFTYSFIYTMLNEPAGLSYGGLLSSMRSTIRGMLNNPNASLFNTDFTLAPRQDLQKPQLSSSMEFDVYTARVEL
- the LOC114381925 gene encoding metacaspase-3-like isoform X2, encoding MFLRQCSHCENILKQMASRQVRCNQCGSLLMVSAETRVVECTVCHGMTQIRPSITGSWSEVVYNSFHQFGGRLRSFVNTIMPGSGSVNNSNRRGYYGTPQIAYYPPPPQSLRPSYNAYGPKRAVLCGICYHGKDNQLNGTVNDVKNMNIFLVTECGFPRESILILTDDMEERNPQKFPTKYNILKAMRWLIEGSQSGDSLVFQFSGHGCQELDTNGDFDELDERDEAICPVDWEKQGIILDDDINAAIVRPLPYGAKLHAIIDSCNSGTVLDLAYVWSQRDTWDYQYGGPDKDTSGGLAICISGCGDYQSSKEIPVLSGGGGGNAVTGVFTYSFIYTMLNEPAGLSYGGLLSSMRSTIRGMLNNPNASLFNTDFTLAPRQDLQKPQLSSSMEFDVYTARVEL